A single region of the Kwoniella botswanensis chromosome 1, complete sequence genome encodes:
- a CDS encoding GTP-binding protein rhoA has translation MSGEIRRKLVIVGDGACGKTCLLIVFSKGMFPEVYVPTVFENYVADVEVDGKKVELALWDTAGQEDYDRLRPLSYPDSHVILICFAIDSPDSLDNVQEKWISEVLHFCQGLPIILVACKKDLRDDPKTVHDLARMNQKPVTRAEGLAVAQKIGAQGYVECSAKLGEGVKEVFQTATRHALMSKKSGRSKKGKGCVVL, from the exons ATGTCAGGAGAGATCAGGCGGAAGTTGGTCATTGTCG GTGATGGTGCTTGTGGTAAAACATGTCT cctcatcgtcttcagcAAGGGCATGTTCCCAGAG GTCTACGTCCCCACCGTGTTCGAGAACTACGTTGCAGATGTCGAGGTAGATGGTAAGAAGGTCGAGCTAGCTCTTTGGGATACTGCtggtcaa GAAGATTACGA TCGACTCCGACCTCTTTCTTACCCCGACTCACACGTCATCCTGATCTGTTTCGCCATCGACTCTCCTGATTCTCTTGATAATGTACAAGAAAAG TGGATCTCCGAAGTCCTCCACTTCTGTCAAGGTCTtccaatcatcctcgtcgCCTGTAAGAAGGATCTCCGAGATGACCCAAAGACCGTCCACGACCTCGCTAGAATGAACCAAAAACCCGTTACCCGAGCCGAGGGTTTGGCTGTCGCTCAAAAGATTGGTGCTCAAGGTTACGTTGAATGTAGTGCCAAGCTCGGTGAAGGTGTCAAAGAAGTATTCCAAACTGCAACAAGACATgctttgatg AGCAAGAAATCAGGAAGATccaagaaaggaaaaggttgTGTCGTACTCTAA